A DNA window from Zingiber officinale cultivar Zhangliang chromosome 3A, Zo_v1.1, whole genome shotgun sequence contains the following coding sequences:
- the LOC122051326 gene encoding histone H2B.11-like, with translation MAPKAEKKPAEKKPTAEKPAEEKEKKAEKAPAEKKPKAEKRLPSKDAASGDKKKKKKAKKGSETYKIYIFKVLKQVHPDIGISSKAMSIMNSFINDIFEKLAQEASRLARYNKKPTITSREIQTSVRLVLPGELAKHAVSEGTKAVTKFTSS, from the coding sequence ATGGCGCCGAAGGCCGAGAAGAAGCCGGCGGAGAAGAAGCCCACGGCTGAGAAGCCGgctgaggagaaggagaagaaggccgAGAAAGCCCCCGCCGAGAAGAAGCCCAAGGCCGAGAAGCGCCTTCCGTCCAAGGATGCCGCCTCCggcgacaagaagaagaagaagaaagccaaGAAGGGATCCGAGACCTATAAGATTTACATCTTCAAGGTTCTGAAGCAGGTCCACCCCGACATCGGAATCTCGAGCAAGGCGATGTCCATCATGAACTCCTTTATCAACGACATCTTCGAGAAGCTCGCGCAGGAGGCTTCCCGTCTGGCCCGCTACAACAAGAAACCTACCATCACTTCCCGCGAGATCCAGACCTCTGTGCGCTTAGTTCTCCCCGGTGAGCTCGCCAAGCATGCTGTTTCCGAAGGTACCAAGGCGGTTACGAAGTTCACCAGCTCTTAA
- the LOC122051327 gene encoding PHD finger protein ALFIN-LIKE 8-like isoform X1 — translation MDGGGAARVTRTPEDVFRDFRGRRAGMIKALTTEVEKFYQQCDPEKENLSLYGFPNETWKVNLPAEEVPPELPEPALGINFARDGMAEKDWLALVAVHSDSWLLAVAFYFSSRFGFDKESRRRLFNMMNNHPTIYEVVTGTVKKQSKEKNPNSSSKSNKSGSKKRYSEAESRKSPPSMPPYKEEEEEDNMEGPEDCNDEHDNTPCGACGESYGKDEFWICCDLCEQWFHGKCVRITPARAEHIKQYKCPSCSSNKRAKLVG, via the exons ATGGACGGCGGCGGCGCGGCGCGCGTTACTCGCACGCCCGAGGACGTCTTCCGGGACTTCAGAGGCCGCCGTGCCGGCATGATCAAGGCTCTCACCACTG AGGTCGAGAAGTTCTACCAGCAGTGCGATCCAG aaaaagaGAACTTGTCGCTTTATGGATTTCCTAATGAGACATGGAAAGTAAACCTGCCAGCTGAAGAAGTGCCACCAGAACTTCCTGAGCCAGCTTTAGGAATCAATTTTGCTAGGGATGGAATGGCTGAGAAAGATTGGCTAGCACTAGTTGCAGTTCACAGTGATTCATGGTTACTTGCAGTTGCCTTCTATTTTAGCTCACGCTTTGGATTTGACAAAGAGTCAAG AAGGAGGCTTTTCAATATGATGAACAACCACCCTACTATATATGAAGTAGTAACCGGAACAGTCAAGAAGCAGTCAAAAGAGAAGAATcctaatagtagtagtaagagcAATAAATCAGGCTCCAAGAAG CGGTACAGTGAGGCAGAATCTCGCAAGTCACCACCATCAATGCCTCcttacaaagaagaagaagaagaagataacatGGAGGGTCCTGAAGACTGCAATGACGAGCATGACAACACCCCATGCGGTGCGTGCGGCGAAAGCTATGGTAAGGACGAGTTCTGGATATGCTGCGACTTGTGTGAACAGTGGTTTCATGGGAAGTGTGTCAGGATCACACCTGCCCGCGCCGAGCACATCAAGCAGTACAAATGCCCAAGCTGCAGCAGCAATAAGCGAGCTAAG CTTGTAGGCTAA
- the LOC122051327 gene encoding PHD finger protein ALFIN-LIKE 8-like isoform X2 → MDGGGAARVTRTPEDVFRDFRGRRAGMIKALTTEVEKFYQQCDPEKENLSLYGFPNETWKVNLPAEEVPPELPEPALGINFARDGMAEKDWLALVAVHSDSWLLAVAFYFSSRFGFDKESRRRLFNMMNNHPTIYEVVTGTVKKQSKEKNPNSSSKSNKSGSKKRYSEAESRKSPPSMPPYKEEEEEDNMEGPEDCNDEHDNTPCGACGESYGKDEFWICCDLCEQWFHGKCVRITPARAEHIKQYKCPSCSSNKRAKV, encoded by the exons ATGGACGGCGGCGGCGCGGCGCGCGTTACTCGCACGCCCGAGGACGTCTTCCGGGACTTCAGAGGCCGCCGTGCCGGCATGATCAAGGCTCTCACCACTG AGGTCGAGAAGTTCTACCAGCAGTGCGATCCAG aaaaagaGAACTTGTCGCTTTATGGATTTCCTAATGAGACATGGAAAGTAAACCTGCCAGCTGAAGAAGTGCCACCAGAACTTCCTGAGCCAGCTTTAGGAATCAATTTTGCTAGGGATGGAATGGCTGAGAAAGATTGGCTAGCACTAGTTGCAGTTCACAGTGATTCATGGTTACTTGCAGTTGCCTTCTATTTTAGCTCACGCTTTGGATTTGACAAAGAGTCAAG AAGGAGGCTTTTCAATATGATGAACAACCACCCTACTATATATGAAGTAGTAACCGGAACAGTCAAGAAGCAGTCAAAAGAGAAGAATcctaatagtagtagtaagagcAATAAATCAGGCTCCAAGAAG CGGTACAGTGAGGCAGAATCTCGCAAGTCACCACCATCAATGCCTCcttacaaagaagaagaagaagaagataacatGGAGGGTCCTGAAGACTGCAATGACGAGCATGACAACACCCCATGCGGTGCGTGCGGCGAAAGCTATGGTAAGGACGAGTTCTGGATATGCTGCGACTTGTGTGAACAGTGGTTTCATGGGAAGTGTGTCAGGATCACACCTGCCCGCGCCGAGCACATCAAGCAGTACAAATGCCCAAGCTGCAGCAGCAATAAGCGAGCTAAGGTATGA
- the LOC122051328 gene encoding KH domain-containing protein At1g09660/At1g09670-like, producing MDERIPPPGYFHYSPSGVHSSPSPHHPMRPSAATSDRERYLAELLAERQKLGPFLQVLPFCYRLLNQEILRASAFVSNPSFTDHERIEHASPLRLTGHPLNGGPMDLEGRSGMYTEENEYLHRMGVLRASSPGWGGTPGLAKSLVKKVVRLDVPVDKYPSYNFVGRLLGPRGNSLKRVEASTQCRVYIRGRGSVKDSIMEESLRDKPGYEHLNEPLHILLEAEFTADIIDARLNQAVATLEDLLKPVDESMDYYKKQQLRELAILNGTLREESPQMSPSASPFNSTGMKRAKTGR from the exons ATGGATGAAAGGATCCCACCTCCTGGCTACTTCCACTACTCCCCCTCTGGTGTCCACTCATCCCCCTCGCCTCACCACCCTATGAGGCCTTCCGCGGCCACCTCGGATAGGGAAAG GTACTTAGCTGAACTACTGGCTGAGAGACAGAAATTAGGACCATTTTTGCAAGTATTGCCATTTTGTTACAGGCTTCTAAACCAAG AAATTTTGAGGGCTTCTGCTTTTGTATCTAACCCATCATTTACTGACCACGAGAGAATTGAGCATGCTTCCCCTCTAAGGTTGACTGGTCACCCACTCAATGGTGGACCCATGGATTTGGAGGGAAGGTCTGGAATGTACACGGAG GAAAATGAATACCTCCACAGAATGGGGGTCCTCCGAGCATCAAGTCCAGGCTGGGGTGGAACTCCTGGTCTTGCTAAAAGTCTTGTAAAGAAAGTTGTGAGACTAGATGTTCCTGTTGACAAGTATCCAAGT tacaactttgttGGTCGTTTACTGGGACCACGTGGGAACTCCTTAAAAAGAGTTGAAGCTTCAACTCAATGCAGGGTTTATATACGAGGTCGGGGTTCAGTGAAGGATTCTATAAtg GAAGAAAGCTTACGGGATAAACCTGGATATGAACACTTAAATGAACCACTGCACATACTATTGGAGGCAGAATTTACGGCAGACATAATTGATGCTCGCTTAAACCAAGCTGTTGCCACCCTTGAAGATCTTCTGAAACCTGTG GACGAGTCAATGGACTACTACAAGAAGCAACAGCTCAGGGAGTTGGCCATACTCAACGGCACGTTGAGGGAAGAGAGCCCACAAATGAGCCCAAGCGCATCCCCGTTCAATAGCACTGGCATGAAACGTGCTAAAACAGGACGGTGA